The Candidatus Methylomirabilota bacterium sequence TGCTCGAGGACCGGAGCGTGCGCCGTCTCGGCGGCACGCGCGCGGTGCCCGTGGACTTCCGGCTCATCTCCTCCACGAACCGGGACCCCGAGTCGGCGGTGCGGGACGGCTCCCTGCGCCAGGATCTCTACTTCCGGATCAATACGGTCACCGTCGCCCTGCCCCCGCTGCGGGAGAAGACCCAGGACATCCCGCTCCTGGCCAAGGGCTTCCTCGAGCGCTTCCGGCTCAAGCACGGCCGGACGGTCGAGGGCATTGACCCCGAGGCCTTCCGCCGGCTGCTCTCATACCCCTGGCCGGGCAATGTGCGCGAGCTCGAGCACGTCATCGAGCGCGCGGTGCTCGTGGCGCGCGGGAAAGAGATCACGGCCACGGACCTGCCGGAAGCCCTCAATGCGGGCGCCCCCATCGTCTCCGCCGGACCGCCCGCCGGCTCGCTCGAGGAGATCGAGCGCGCCTCCATCGTGCGGGCCCTCGAGACCACGGGCTGGAACAAGCAGGCGGCCGCGGTCATCCTCGGCCTCCGGCGGCCGACCCTCTATTCGAAGATGCGTCGCCACGGCATCCCCCAGCGCCGCACGACGTAGAGCTGGCCGTCTGGGCGTGGACAGTGTCACAGGGCGATGTCAAGACCGTGACGGGGGAAATGAGGTACAGCGGCCGCAAATAGCTGTTTCCCCGTCAGCTCGCCCGCGGCAGGAATCCTGCAACCCGTCTTGCCTAGGAGGTGCTCCGGATGGCGAGGATGCTCGTGGTGGACGATGACCCCGCGTGGAGAGCCCTGTACCGAATGGGCTTCGAGAGCGACTTCGAGGTCTTTGAAGCCGTAGATGGCCTCGATGCCCTGGCGACCTTGGACCGCGTGAAGCCCGACGTCATCGTGCTCGACCTGCGCATGCCTCACCTCGACGGCATCGGATTCCTGCGCCAGCTCGATCGGCGCGGCGTCAAGGTTCCGGTCGTCGTCTGCTCCGGCACTTTCACCATGGAGAGCCCACCCGCCATCCCGGGGGTCTTCCCAGCTCAGAAGTCGCCGGACATGCAGGGTATCTGGAGCGCGCTCGAGGCAGCTCTGCCTCAGGGCAATGGCGACAGCGAGGCCGCCGGCAGGCCTCGGCGCGTCGTCGAAGCCACGGTCTGGCGCGACTGATCCCTTAAGACTCACCGCCTCGGCTCCTGCCTAGCGCCGAGGCACTTTTCACCTTCTGCCCACCGATTGGGCAGAAGCCTGCTTTTCGCGCCTTTCCCCACCTCGGACAACCCATTGAATTGCCTGGCTTGAATGGAATACAGTCACCCCGGCATGGCAGGTGCAACCCAGACCGCCGCGGGAGGAGCCATGAAAAAGATCGAGGCTGTCATCAAGCCGTTCAAGCTCGACGACGTCAAGGAGGCGCTCACCGGCATCGGCGTCATCGGCATGACGGTATCGGAGGTCCGCGGGTTCGGTCGCCAGAAGGGCCACACCGAGCTGTATCGAGGCGGTGAGTACACCGTGGACTTCCTGCCGAAGATCAAGGTCGAGGTGGTG is a genomic window containing:
- a CDS encoding response regulator — translated: MARMLVVDDDPAWRALYRMGFESDFEVFEAVDGLDALATLDRVKPDVIVLDLRMPHLDGIGFLRQLDRRGVKVPVVVCSGTFTMESPPAIPGVFPAQKSPDMQGIWSALEAALPQGNGDSEAAGRPRRVVEATVWRD
- a CDS encoding P-II family nitrogen regulator — translated: MKKIEAVIKPFKLDDVKEALTGIGVIGMTVSEVRGFGRQKGHTELYRGGEYTVDFLPKIKVEVVVPDSLTDKVAGVLAAAAKTGNIGDGKIFIHPVDTAIRIRTGERDESAL